The Proteiniphilum propionicum genome contains the following window.
ATAGGGGGAGAAACATACTGGTGACCACCGACCTGCTTCTGGAAGGTATACATTTCGACCTCATCTATTTTCCATTAAAGCATCTTGGATACAAAGCAGCGGTGGTCAACTTTTCCGATATATACGCAATGAACGGGATACCACGGCAGCTAACGGTATCTCTGGGTATTTCCAAGCGATTCTCGGTAGAAGACCTCGAAAACTTTTACAGTGGATTAAAGCTTGCCTGTGAAATATATGGAGTGGATATAGTGGGAGGTGATACCTCTTCCTCGCTTACCGGATTAACAATCAGCATCACATGCATTGGCTCGGCAGACAAAGAAAAAATAACCTTCAGAAATGGCGCCAAAGAGACAGACCTTATTTATGTTTCGGGCGACCTGGGAGCCTCTTATATGGGCTTGCAGCTTTTGGAAAGAGAAAAAGCAGTGTTCGACGGAAGCGGCGATTTTCAACCCGATTTTGCAGGAAAAGAATACCTGCTGGAACGCCAGCTCAAGCCGGAAGCTAGAAAAGATATCGTAGCACTGCTTGCAGAGAACGGAATTGTTCCTACCTCAATGATAGATATCTCGGACGGATTATCGTCTGACCTTCTACATATCTGCAACCAGAGTAATGCCGGTTGTCAAATTTTCGAAGAACGGCTTCCTATCGACTATCAGACAGCTATGATGGCCGGGACCTTTAACATGAACGTAACGACAGTGGCTCTAAGTGGAGGAGAAGATTATGAGCTTTTGTTCACAGTTCCATTGCATCTGCACGACAAGATGAGTACCATGCAGGGAGTTCATCTAATAGGGCATATCACCAAAGCCGAAAAGGGATGTTATCTAGTCACACGCGATGGACAGGAGATGCAGCTAAATGCTCAAGGATGGGATCCGCTGACAGTAGAGTAGATTTTTTTGACTTTTTTATTTACAAATTTTGTAAATCTCAAAAATGCGCTTATCTTTGCACTCGCAATTTGAGCAATGTTGGTGCCATAGCTCAGTCGGTAGAGCAAAGGACTGAAAATCCTTGTGTCCCCGGTTCGATTCCTGGTGGCACCACTTCATAAAATTATTAAACGCTGTAGTTACACAACTTACAGCGTTTTTTGTTTGCCTTAGGTCAAACATATATAAAACATTTTAAATTCATATACTCCCATATATCTATCAACTATACTGGTAATTTGAAATTACTCTGTAACTTTATCATAACATTTAAAGAAAAGTTCGGGATACACTGATTATACTTATACTTTATCATTATATTAGCGGAAAATTCGACACTTATGTTTGAAGCTGCATTTTGGGGGTTTGTCTCAGGTTCGGCCATTCTCATAGGAGCATTTTTAGGCCTTTACTTGAAAATAGGGGATAAAGTAACCGCTACTGTAATGGCTTTTGGAGCGGGAGTTTTAATATCAGCACTCTCCATCGACTTAATGGCAGAAGCTTTTGAAAAGGCACACGATCCCTTAACAGTAGGGTTGAGCTTTCTGGCAGGAGCAATTATGTTTGTTGGCGGAGACTATCTGATAGATTCCAGGGGCGGTCATTTTCGGAAACATGTTCATGGCATCTCGGAGCAAAAGAAAAAGGAAGAAGCAGGTAACAACTCAGGTTCAGCAATTTTATTAGGCACTTTCCTTGATGGTATCCCTGAGTCTTTCGTTGTCGGAGCATCAATCGCCGCAGGTGGTGCTACAGGCATTGTATTTATTATGGCTGTGTTTTTAAGTAACCTTCCGGAGGGAATGTCAGGTTCTTTGGGCATGAAAATGGCCGGTATGTCTAACAGGCAGATAATGGCTTTATGGACAGCAACAGTAATTATCACCGTTATAGCTTCTGTCTGTGGTTATATTTTCCTTGGTAGTTCACCCGGCTCCCTTCATGCAGCAACAATGGCATTTGCATCAGGTGCAATTCTGGCTATGCTCTGCGACACAATGATTCCTGAAGCATTCAGGTATGGCGGACGTGCAGTAGCATTGGTGACAGTGGTGGGATTTATGACAGCGTTCTTTCTTAGCAAATTGTTTTGATGAGGGTTGCAAATATAAAAATATTATACCAAAAAAAGACTCTTCATATGTGGCAACTAAAAATATCACAAATCAATTACTATCTTTGTCAATTAATTCTTTTTCGTAATGAATTGTTTTTTTATAAACAGCAACAGTCAACGCGCCTGAAACATAAATAGTGGCTAATATATGAATGATCTGGAGAAATTCTTTTATAACAACAACGATAAATTAATTGACAAGTGGAACCATTATTTTGATATTTATGATTTATATTTTAATAAATATCGGGGCAAAGAAATAGTAATACTTGAAATCGGCGTTTTCCAGGGGGGAAGCCTTCAAATGTGGAAGAAGTATTTCGGCCAAAATGCCAAAATATATGGTGTAGATATTAATCCTAACTGCAAAAACCTGGAGGAGGGAAATATCGAGATCTTCATAGGCTCTCAATCCGACCGGACATTCCTTCGTAAAATTAAAGAGCAGATACCACCAATTGATATTCTTATTGACGATGGCGGGCACACAATGACTCAACAAATTGTCACCTTTGAAGAACTTTTTGGACACATAAAAGAAACCGGTATATATTTATGCGAGGATACACATACATCATATCAAATAATGTATGGTGGGGGTTATAAAAGAAGAGGAACATTTATTGAATATAGTAAAAACCTTATTGACTTTTTAAATGCCTTCTATTCGGAACAATCATCATTGAAAGTTAATAATTTTACCATAAGTGTTAAAGCCATACATTTTTATGACAGCATTGTGATAATTGAAAAAGGACAACGGAGTAAGCCAAAAAGGCTTACAACAGGGAAGGCAACAGTTTCTAATTATTACCAGGAACCTTCAGGATTAAAAAAAACAAAATGGGAAATTAAAAAATCAATATTAAAGATAATAAATAAATTCTTGAGATATTTCAGGCTTAAAAGTTTTATTTGGAAATAGAAACATTCGAGTCCCCTCCGATAAGTCTTTTTTCTTGAAAATTCCACAAGATGAACATTGATTTTCAATATGTTGCAAACCGATAAAATTGGGTCTTGAGGTTTTCGGAGAGGACTCAACATTTTAATTACACTTTTGAGGGGATGCTGTTTTTAAAACATGTTTTGAAGTGCAACCCGATTTAGAATTGTAATCTTCCTCCTGTCAACCTCAATAATCCCCTCTTCTGCCATCTCCATCATCACCTTCACCAGCGCGGGACGGGAAACACTGAACAGCCGGGCAATACTCTCTTTTGTTGTTTTCAACTGGAAGCTCTTTTCCCCTTCCGACTCTTTCAGCAGGTAATAGGCCAGTTTTGCCCTTATTGTTCGTAATGAGACAAGTCGCAGCTTATCTGAAAGAAAGGATACCCTATTGGATATATATGCCAGGAAAGCAATCATAAACTCATCATACTTTTTCAACAGAAGGGATAGATTCTCCTTAGGTATCACAACAAACGTACAGGCAGTTCTGCAAATAGCAGAGACCGGGGAACGGTTATCGGCTGAAAACAAAAAACCGGTTGCCATGGGATTGGGAGCCTTGATATACTCTACCTTCATAAAATCTCCCTTATCATCTGCCATCTCGGTAACTGCCTCCCCTTTTATTAATATATAGAGTGATTGATAACGTGCCCCCTGGGTGACAATCACATCTCCTTTTTCAAATTTCCTTACAGAGAAGTGAATATCACGCATAAACTCGTCCCGCTGATCTTCAGGAACAGAGCTGCAAAGGGGACATTGAAAAATCATACCTGAATAGCCGGCATCAACAAATAAGTTGTCCATATCACCTTCAATTTAAGAAACTAAATTAGTTTATTTTTCGCAAACGTCATAATTATTACAGTTTTTTCAAGATTTTGTGCTTTACTTTGTTAATAATAAAAAGCTTAAAGTTTGCGACCATGAACAGACTGCGAAACTTCCGGAATAAAATTAAGCCTCGCGGGGGTTGGAGATATCCCGCAATCATCATCAGCGGGGCTTTCGTGGGGCTTTTTGCTT
Protein-coding sequences here:
- a CDS encoding ZIP family metal transporter: MFEAAFWGFVSGSAILIGAFLGLYLKIGDKVTATVMAFGAGVLISALSIDLMAEAFEKAHDPLTVGLSFLAGAIMFVGGDYLIDSRGGHFRKHVHGISEQKKKEEAGNNSGSAILLGTFLDGIPESFVVGASIAAGGATGIVFIMAVFLSNLPEGMSGSLGMKMAGMSNRQIMALWTATVIITVIASVCGYIFLGSSPGSLHAATMAFASGAILAMLCDTMIPEAFRYGGRAVALVTVVGFMTAFFLSKLF
- a CDS encoding Crp/Fnr family transcriptional regulator, with the translated sequence MDNLFVDAGYSGMIFQCPLCSSVPEDQRDEFMRDIHFSVRKFEKGDVIVTQGARYQSLYILIKGEAVTEMADDKGDFMKVEYIKAPNPMATGFLFSADNRSPVSAICRTACTFVVIPKENLSLLLKKYDEFMIAFLAYISNRVSFLSDKLRLVSLRTIRAKLAYYLLKESEGEKSFQLKTTKESIARLFSVSRPALVKVMMEMAEEGIIEVDRRKITILNRVALQNMF
- the thiL gene encoding thiamine-phosphate kinase, encoding MSRTEIANLGEFGLINHLTKDIIPKQETTIKGIGDDAAILDYRGRNILVTTDLLLEGIHFDLIYFPLKHLGYKAAVVNFSDIYAMNGIPRQLTVSLGISKRFSVEDLENFYSGLKLACEIYGVDIVGGDTSSSLTGLTISITCIGSADKEKITFRNGAKETDLIYVSGDLGASYMGLQLLEREKAVFDGSGDFQPDFAGKEYLLERQLKPEARKDIVALLAENGIVPTSMIDISDGLSSDLLHICNQSNAGCQIFEERLPIDYQTAMMAGTFNMNVTTVALSGGEDYELLFTVPLHLHDKMSTMQGVHLIGHITKAEKGCYLVTRDGQEMQLNAQGWDPLTVE
- a CDS encoding class I SAM-dependent methyltransferase, with product MNDLEKFFYNNNDKLIDKWNHYFDIYDLYFNKYRGKEIVILEIGVFQGGSLQMWKKYFGQNAKIYGVDINPNCKNLEEGNIEIFIGSQSDRTFLRKIKEQIPPIDILIDDGGHTMTQQIVTFEELFGHIKETGIYLCEDTHTSYQIMYGGGYKRRGTFIEYSKNLIDFLNAFYSEQSSLKVNNFTISVKAIHFYDSIVIIEKGQRSKPKRLTTGKATVSNYYQEPSGLKKTKWEIKKSILKIINKFLRYFRLKSFIWK